A region from the Cannabis sativa cultivar Pink pepper isolate KNU-18-1 chromosome 9, ASM2916894v1, whole genome shotgun sequence genome encodes:
- the LOC115723078 gene encoding cyclin-T1-3 isoform X3, with translation MSFMRNFRPQWGTIDDEYWSSLSRNNFSNNTINSRSRSRNNGYTRSFNNPHDVTGRHNRDIFNYSNYVKPDHSQGPSSKRRKFSDSTWVDNSSGRPHLPPNAYDCAPSTCFDSVHPARFNSDVTPSTSCKRDRSKLDEDEELVFMSRDDIDRHSPSRKDGIDAMRETHLRYSYCAFIQNLGLRLELPQTTIGTAMVLCHRFFVRRSHASHDRFLIATAAVFLAAKSEETARPLNNVLRASCELFHKQDMTFLSYLLPVDWFEQYRERVIEAETMILTTLNFELNVHHPYAPLTSVLNKLGLSQTVLVNLALNLISEGITRLACCPV, from the exons ATGTCGTTTATGAGAAACTTTCGACCTCAATGGGGAACAATCGATGATGAGTATTGGTCTTCTTTAAGTAGAAACAATTTCAGTAATAATACTATTAACAGCCGGAGTAGGAGCAGAAACAATGGTTATACGAGGAGTTTTAACAACCCTCATGACGTTACAGGCAGGCATAACAGGGATATATTCAATTATTCTAATTATGTTAAGCCTGATCATAGTCAAGGACCCTCTTCCAAGAGGAGAAAATTTTCTGATTCTACTTGGGTAGATAATAGTAGTGGAAGACCTCATTTGCCACCCAATGCTTATGATTGTGCTCCATCTACCTGTTTTGATTCTGTGCATCCTGCTAGATTCAATTCTGATGTCACTCCGTCCACTTCCTGTAAACGGGATCGGTCAAAATTGGATGAGGATGAAGAACTGGTTTTTATGTCTAGGGATGACATTGACAGACACTCCCCGTCGAGAAAAGATGGTATAGATGCTATGCGTGAGACACACTTGCGGTACTCGTATTGTGCCTTCATTCAGAATCTTGGCTTGCGGCTTGAGTT GCCACAAACTACTATTGGTACTGCTATGGTATTGTGCCACCGATTTTTTGTTAGGCGATCGCATGCTTCCCATGATAGATTT TTGATTGCTACTGCGGCTGTTTTTCTTGCTGCTAAGTCTGAGGAGACAGCGCGTCCTTTGAATAACGTGCTACGAGCATCTTGTGAACTATTCCATAAGCAGGATATGACTTTTTTATCTTATCTGCTCCCTGTT GACTGGTTTGAGCAGTATAGGGAACGGGTGATTGAAGCTGAAACTATGATACTGACTACTTTAAACTTTGAATTGAATGTGCATCATCCATATGCTCCTCTTACGTCTGTTCTTAACAAATTAGGTCTTTCACAAACAGTGTTGGTGAATCTGGCTCTGAATTTGATCAGTGAAGG GATCACAAGATTAGCGTGCTGCCCTGTTTGA
- the LOC115723078 gene encoding cyclin-T1-4 isoform X1: protein MSFMRNFRPQWGTIDDEYWSSLSRNNFSNNTINSRSRSRNNGYTRSFNNPHDVTGRHNRDIFNYSNYVKPDHSQGPSSKRRKFSDSTWVDNSSGRPHLPPNAYDCAPSTCFDSVHPARFNSDVTPSTSCKRDRSKLDEDEELVFMSRDDIDRHSPSRKDGIDAMRETHLRYSYCAFIQNLGLRLELPQTTIGTAMVLCHRFFVRRSHASHDRFLIATAAVFLAAKSEETARPLNNVLRASCELFHKQDMTFLSYLLPVDWFEQYRERVIEAETMILTTLNFELNVHHPYAPLTSVLNKLGLSQTVLVNLALNLISEGLRSSLWLQFKPHHIAAGATYLAAKFLNMDLGTYRNIWQEFQATPAILQDVTRQLMELF from the exons ATGTCGTTTATGAGAAACTTTCGACCTCAATGGGGAACAATCGATGATGAGTATTGGTCTTCTTTAAGTAGAAACAATTTCAGTAATAATACTATTAACAGCCGGAGTAGGAGCAGAAACAATGGTTATACGAGGAGTTTTAACAACCCTCATGACGTTACAGGCAGGCATAACAGGGATATATTCAATTATTCTAATTATGTTAAGCCTGATCATAGTCAAGGACCCTCTTCCAAGAGGAGAAAATTTTCTGATTCTACTTGGGTAGATAATAGTAGTGGAAGACCTCATTTGCCACCCAATGCTTATGATTGTGCTCCATCTACCTGTTTTGATTCTGTGCATCCTGCTAGATTCAATTCTGATGTCACTCCGTCCACTTCCTGTAAACGGGATCGGTCAAAATTGGATGAGGATGAAGAACTGGTTTTTATGTCTAGGGATGACATTGACAGACACTCCCCGTCGAGAAAAGATGGTATAGATGCTATGCGTGAGACACACTTGCGGTACTCGTATTGTGCCTTCATTCAGAATCTTGGCTTGCGGCTTGAGTT GCCACAAACTACTATTGGTACTGCTATGGTATTGTGCCACCGATTTTTTGTTAGGCGATCGCATGCTTCCCATGATAGATTT TTGATTGCTACTGCGGCTGTTTTTCTTGCTGCTAAGTCTGAGGAGACAGCGCGTCCTTTGAATAACGTGCTACGAGCATCTTGTGAACTATTCCATAAGCAGGATATGACTTTTTTATCTTATCTGCTCCCTGTT GACTGGTTTGAGCAGTATAGGGAACGGGTGATTGAAGCTGAAACTATGATACTGACTACTTTAAACTTTGAATTGAATGTGCATCATCCATATGCTCCTCTTACGTCTGTTCTTAACAAATTAGGTCTTTCACAAACAGTGTTGGTGAATCTGGCTCTGAATTTGATCAGTGAAGG GCTTCGTAGCTCACTGTGGCTTCAGTTCAAACCACATCACATTGCTGCTGGAGCCACTTACCTTGCTGCCAAGTTTCTGAATATGGATCTAGGTACTTATCGGAATATCTGGCAAGAATTCCAAGCAACTCCAGCCATTCTTCAAG ATGTGACGCGGCAATTAATGGAGCTCTTCTAA
- the LOC115723249 gene encoding probable membrane-associated kinase regulator 1: MGRRTTPTEDDDHHHHHNRRHHHPKSQTLPPSPSHSFSSSSSSDFEFTISVSPRKSSTVHCRPADELFYKGQLLPLHLSPRLSMVRTLLLASSSTSSSSDNSTTTASRDSTGSSASNESNSSFNSDLVLLAAESCDSSRPSSVTDQDEEFKRLTATTAGTQGCGINNFLHNAVHINKKSSSNSKYFSLARISSVFKKEPKAGGAAVAAAAAVDNNLPGLSGSSSSSVKRMSSSAKEVIRKYMKKVKPLYEKLSQKQGVAAAEENNEHFQPRQQKLGRVMTAPAIKTTSFSTSKSTSTTKFSKPLSSATSSSSNTNNSNSNNKDQNGFSHSFSGNLRYPRRKSCISSCPSSIRSSPSHSGVLCRPGFAGTGGARGGSGYNNGDMNMNTSTSSSMEELQSAIQGAIAHCKNSLLIQNKTMAVSSNEI, translated from the coding sequence atgggtagAAGAACAACACCAACAGAAGACGacgaccaccaccaccaccataacCGGCGTCACCACCACCCAAAATCACAAACCCTACCACCATCGCCCTCACACTCATTCTCATCATCATCCTCATCGGACTTCGAGTTCACCATCTCCGTCTCCCCACGGAAATCCTCCACCGTCCACTGCCGACCCGCCGACGAGCTTTTCTACAAGGGCCAACTACTCCCTCTCCATCTCTCCCCACGACTTTCCATGGTTCGAACTCTCTTACTCGCCTCCTCATCCACCTCATCATCCTCCGATAACAGCACCACCACCGCCTCACGTGACTCCACCGGAAGCAGCGCTTCCAACGAGTCTAATTCCTCCTTCAACAGCGACCTCGTTCTCCTAGCCGCCGAGTCTTGTGACTCTTCCAGGCCTAGCTCCGTTACTGATCAGGATGAGGAGTTCAAGCGCCTGACCGCCACCACCGCCGGCACCCAAGGTTGCGGCattaataattttcttcatAATGCCGTTCATATCAACAAGAAGAGTAGTAGTAATAGTAAGTACTTTTCTCTAGCCAGAATCTCTTCCGTTTTCAAGAAAGAGCCTAAGGCAGGTGGTGCGGCGGTGGCAGCAGCGGCGGCGGTGGATAACAACCTACCAGGGTTATCCGGGTCGTCTTCTTCGTCGGTTAAACGAATGAGCAGTTCGGCTAAAGAGGTTATAAGAAAGTATATGAAGAAAGTTAAGCCGTTGTACGAGAAACTATCGCAAAAGCAAGGGGTCGCCGCGGCGGAGGAGAATAATGAACATTTTCAACCGCGGCAACAAAAGCTCGGTCGTGTAATGACCGCTCCAGCTATCAAAACGACGTCGTTTTCTACCTCGAAGTCAACCTCAACGACTAAATTTTCGAAACCGTTATCCTCAGCAACATCCTCCTCATCCAATActaataatagtaatagtaataataaagatcagaatgGGTTTTCTCATTCATTTTCTGGGAATTTAAGGTACCCGAGGAGGAAAAGCTGCATCTCTAGCTGCCCATCTTCGATACGGTCTTCGCCAAGCCACTCTGGTGTTCTTTGCCGGCCAGGTTTCGCCGGCACCGGCGGCGCTAGAGGCGGAAGTGGTTACAATAACGGTGATATGAATATGAATACATCGACTTCGTCATCTATGGAGGAACTTCAGAGTGCTATTCAAGGTGCCATAGCTCATTGCAAGAACTCTTTGCTGATTCAGAACAAGACTATGGCGGTCAGTAGTAATGAGATTTga
- the LOC115723078 gene encoding cyclin-T1-4 isoform X2: MSFMRNFRPQWGTIDDEYWSSLSRNNFSNNTINSRSRSRNNGYTRSFNNPHDVTGRHNRDIFNYSNYVKPDHSQGPSSKRRKFSDSTWVDNSSGRPHLPPNAYDCAPSTCFDSVHPARFNSDVTPSTSCKRDRSKLDEDEELVFMSRDDIDRHSPSRKDGIDAMRETHLRYSYCAFIQNLGLRLELPQTTIGTAMVLCHRFFVRRSHASHDRFLIATAAVFLAAKSEETARPLNNVLRASCELFHKQDMTFLSYLLPVDWFEQYRERVIEAETMILTTLNFELNVHHPYAPLTSVLNKLGLSQTVLVNLALNLISEGCYMFGYFHESFSVFYQVVLYKCSVRNRFLTLDARVSRELPILDLWRRLIPW, translated from the exons ATGTCGTTTATGAGAAACTTTCGACCTCAATGGGGAACAATCGATGATGAGTATTGGTCTTCTTTAAGTAGAAACAATTTCAGTAATAATACTATTAACAGCCGGAGTAGGAGCAGAAACAATGGTTATACGAGGAGTTTTAACAACCCTCATGACGTTACAGGCAGGCATAACAGGGATATATTCAATTATTCTAATTATGTTAAGCCTGATCATAGTCAAGGACCCTCTTCCAAGAGGAGAAAATTTTCTGATTCTACTTGGGTAGATAATAGTAGTGGAAGACCTCATTTGCCACCCAATGCTTATGATTGTGCTCCATCTACCTGTTTTGATTCTGTGCATCCTGCTAGATTCAATTCTGATGTCACTCCGTCCACTTCCTGTAAACGGGATCGGTCAAAATTGGATGAGGATGAAGAACTGGTTTTTATGTCTAGGGATGACATTGACAGACACTCCCCGTCGAGAAAAGATGGTATAGATGCTATGCGTGAGACACACTTGCGGTACTCGTATTGTGCCTTCATTCAGAATCTTGGCTTGCGGCTTGAGTT GCCACAAACTACTATTGGTACTGCTATGGTATTGTGCCACCGATTTTTTGTTAGGCGATCGCATGCTTCCCATGATAGATTT TTGATTGCTACTGCGGCTGTTTTTCTTGCTGCTAAGTCTGAGGAGACAGCGCGTCCTTTGAATAACGTGCTACGAGCATCTTGTGAACTATTCCATAAGCAGGATATGACTTTTTTATCTTATCTGCTCCCTGTT GACTGGTTTGAGCAGTATAGGGAACGGGTGATTGAAGCTGAAACTATGATACTGACTACTTTAAACTTTGAATTGAATGTGCATCATCCATATGCTCCTCTTACGTCTGTTCTTAACAAATTAGGTCTTTCACAAACAGTGTTGGTGAATCTGGCTCTGAATTTGATCAGTGAAGG GTGCTATATGTTTGGTTACTTTCATGAATCCTTCTCTGTATTTTACCAAGTAGTCTTATACAAATGTAGTGTAAGGAATAGATTTTTGACACTGGATGCTAGGGTCTCGAGAGAACTGCCAATTCTTGATTTGTGGAGGAGGCTTATTCCTTGGTAG